A window of Fodinibius salinus contains these coding sequences:
- a CDS encoding amidohydrolase family protein: MKRLILLSLLVISIPSLVSAQQPKVFTGAKIIPISGEAIANGVMIIEDGKITEVGSQANVKIPSNAKTHDVSGKVIMPGLVDSHSHIGGGSGGDRSAAMHPDVRILDSIDPRSDTFKKALAGGITTVNVLPGSGHLMSGQTAYLKLRKANQIEEMLFVDNPKEQVAGGLKMANGTNPIGDGPFPGTRAKSASMVRELFIKAQNYKEKIEKADGDPDKMPSRDIGMETLVEVLNGERIVHNHTHRHDDILTAIRLAEEFDYRLVLHHVSEAWKIADEIAEADVPASIIVLDSPGGKMEAVNIKYKNGAVLEDAGVTVGYHTDASITDTRLFLRSGAFGVRAGMSRKAALKALTIQNAKMMDLQNRVGTLEEGKDADFIVLSGNPLSVYTRVQQTWVEGKKRFDLSNPEDQEYATGGYNVFERTTQNHHHGRK; this comes from the coding sequence GTTATGATTATAGAAGATGGTAAAATTACTGAAGTCGGGTCACAAGCAAATGTCAAAATTCCTTCTAACGCCAAAACACACGATGTATCCGGCAAAGTTATTATGCCCGGGCTAGTAGATTCGCATTCTCATATCGGCGGTGGCTCCGGCGGTGACCGTTCGGCCGCTATGCACCCCGACGTTCGCATCCTTGACAGCATCGACCCGCGCAGTGATACCTTTAAAAAAGCGCTGGCCGGGGGCATTACCACCGTAAATGTTTTGCCCGGCTCCGGACATTTGATGAGCGGCCAAACCGCATATTTAAAGCTGCGCAAAGCAAATCAAATTGAAGAAATGCTGTTTGTAGATAACCCCAAAGAGCAAGTAGCCGGCGGACTCAAGATGGCCAACGGTACCAATCCTATTGGCGATGGTCCTTTTCCCGGAACGAGAGCCAAATCAGCATCAATGGTTCGCGAACTATTTATTAAGGCACAAAATTATAAAGAGAAAATTGAAAAAGCCGATGGTGATCCCGATAAGATGCCATCCCGCGATATTGGCATGGAAACACTGGTTGAAGTGCTAAATGGCGAACGCATTGTGCATAATCACACGCATCGCCACGATGATATCCTCACAGCTATTCGACTTGCTGAGGAATTCGACTACAGGCTGGTTCTGCACCATGTGAGTGAAGCCTGGAAGATTGCCGATGAAATTGCTGAAGCTGATGTACCTGCTTCTATTATCGTTTTGGATTCACCCGGTGGAAAAATGGAAGCGGTGAACATCAAATATAAAAACGGTGCAGTCCTTGAAGATGCCGGCGTAACGGTAGGATATCATACTGATGCTTCAATCACCGATACGCGGCTGTTTTTACGCTCTGGAGCATTCGGCGTCCGCGCGGGAATGAGCAGAAAGGCCGCCCTGAAAGCACTAACCATCCAAAATGCCAAGATGATGGATCTGCAAAACCGGGTAGGCACCCTTGAAGAAGGTAAAGATGCTGACTTTATTGTGCTCTCCGGCAATCCGCTCAGCGTTTATACCCGCGTACAGCAAACTTGGGTAGAAGGCAAAAAGCGCTTTGATCTCAGCAATCCCGAAGACCAAGAATATGCCACCGGCGGTTACAATGTATTTGAACGCACCACCCAGAATCATCACCACGGGCGTAAATAA
- a CDS encoding amidohydrolase family protein yields the protein MKNRITLFIFAILFGVSTAVQAQIAVQADTIYTMEGAKIVDGIVLVDGQQIEDVGSASDIQIPSDYKTYETSVVTPGLIDAHTVVGLAGIYNQDSDQDQLETSTAIQPHLRAFDAYNAREELVKFVLGKGVTTVHTGHGPGALASGQTMIAKTPYNTVEKALIDSAKTVSFTLGSSVGQYFDTPGTKSKGVAMLRQKLIDAQEYMDKMKVDDPAKRPPKNLELEALADVLNGKLTAMITAHRSQDIMTALRLKEEFGFDMILDGASEAYLVLDEIKAADVPVIVHPTMVRTYGASKNASFTTAAKLAKAGIPFAFQSGYESYVPKTRIILYEAAVASAYGLNRSMALKALTKSPAQILGIDDRVGTLTEGKDADLVLFDGDPLEYTTHISTVIVDGNVVKK from the coding sequence ATGAAGAATCGAATTACACTATTTATTTTTGCAATCCTTTTCGGAGTTTCCACAGCTGTGCAGGCACAGATTGCCGTACAAGCCGACACTATCTATACCATGGAAGGCGCTAAAATTGTGGACGGCATTGTGCTTGTTGACGGACAACAGATTGAAGACGTAGGTTCCGCCTCCGATATTCAAATACCCTCTGACTATAAAACGTATGAAACCTCTGTTGTTACTCCCGGGCTGATTGATGCCCACACTGTTGTAGGGCTGGCAGGGATTTATAACCAGGATAGCGACCAAGATCAGCTTGAAACATCAACGGCCATCCAGCCGCACCTCCGGGCTTTTGACGCTTACAATGCCCGTGAAGAATTGGTCAAATTTGTGCTCGGTAAAGGAGTAACAACCGTTCATACGGGGCACGGTCCCGGTGCACTGGCCAGCGGACAAACAATGATTGCCAAGACACCTTACAATACCGTGGAAAAGGCACTCATTGATTCGGCAAAAACGGTTTCTTTTACGCTGGGATCATCTGTAGGGCAATATTTTGATACCCCGGGTACCAAATCCAAAGGTGTTGCCATGCTGCGGCAAAAATTAATTGATGCCCAAGAATATATGGACAAGATGAAGGTCGACGATCCCGCAAAACGTCCCCCCAAGAACCTTGAGCTGGAAGCCCTGGCTGATGTACTAAACGGAAAATTGACGGCCATGATTACTGCTCATCGATCGCAGGATATTATGACAGCACTGCGTCTCAAAGAAGAGTTCGGTTTTGATATGATTCTGGATGGTGCTTCCGAAGCCTACCTGGTTCTTGATGAAATTAAGGCAGCAGATGTACCGGTAATTGTACACCCCACTATGGTCCGCACTTATGGCGCTTCTAAAAATGCCAGCTTTACCACGGCCGCCAAGCTGGCCAAAGCAGGCATTCCCTTTGCGTTCCAGAGCGGTTATGAAAGCTACGTACCCAAAACACGGATTATTCTTTATGAAGCAGCTGTTGCATCTGCATACGGTCTAAACCGAAGTATGGCACTGAAAGCTCTTACAAAAAGTCCGGCTCAAATTCTCGGTATTGATGATCGCGTTGGCACATTGACAGAAGGCAAAGACGCTGACCTCGTACTCTTTGACGGTGATCCTCTGGAATATACTACACATATAAGCACTGTCATTGTTGATGGCAACGTAGTCAAAAAATAA